A DNA window from Daucus carota subsp. sativus chromosome 3, DH1 v3.0, whole genome shotgun sequence contains the following coding sequences:
- the LOC108211415 gene encoding tropinone reductase homolog produces the protein MANTSREHRWSLKGMTALVTGGTRGIGYAIVEELAEFGALVHICSRNQTEINEKIQEWEGKGYKVSGSQCDMTSREQREELMKTVSSLFDGKLNILINNAGTVRMKGATSYTAEDYSYLMGTNFESPHHLSQLAHPLLKASGCGSIVFISSVAGVTALPALSVYAASKAAVNQLTKNLACEWANDNIRVNTVAPWGVKTTINPGFVEASVTRAMMLVMNRTPLKPIGEPNEISSLAAFLCLPAASFITGQIIVIDGGYTAGGFKLEP, from the exons ATGGCAAATACTAGCAGGGAACATAGGTGGTCACTTAAAGGAATGACTGCCCTTGTCACCGGGGGAACCAGAGGCATTGG GTACGCCATAGTGGAGGAACTAGCTGAATTTGGTGCCCTGGTACACATCTGTTCAAGAAACCAGACCGAGATCAATGAGAAGATACAAGAGTGGGAAGGCAAGGGGTACAAAGTCAGTGGTTCTCAATGTGACATGACTTCAAGAGAACAAAGAGAGGAGCTGATGAAGACTGTCTCTTCTCTTTTCGATGGGAAGTTAAATATCCTG ATAAACAATGCCGGAACAGTAAGAATGAAAGGAGCCACGTCGTATACAGCTGAGGATTACTCGTATTTGATGGGAACAAACTTTGAGTCTCCTCACCATTTGAGCCAGCTTGCACATCCCCTCCTCAAAGCATCTGGCTGTGGAAGCATAGTTTTTATTTCGTCCGTGGCAGGTGTTACGGCCTTACCTGCACTTTCAGTCTATGCAGCATCTAAAG CTGCTGTTAATCAACTGACGAAGAACTTGGCTTGTGAATGGGCGAATGATAACATACGTGTCAACACGGTGGCACCATGGGGAGTCAAAACTACCATAAATCCT GGGTTTGTTGAGGCATCAGTTACCCGAGCAATGATGCTGGTAATGAACAGAACTCCACTGAAGCCCATTGGGGAACCGAATGAGATATCTTCTCTAGCCGCATTCCTTTGTCTTCCTGCTGCTTCATTCATCACTGGACAGATCATTGTTATTGATGGTGGATACACAGCTGGTGGTTTCAAACTCGAACCATAA
- the LOC135151116 gene encoding uncharacterized protein LOC135151116 — MEGEKRTASSSERSSTFASDLFGTKDSSSSSASSPFSSASSGIFGSIFSSNPPNLIVGREALRSHAVEKKHDSANRAWNSKIGQSDSMHLNKQGESQGTWKDPNNTYYTEQNVQPCHLSSSIYYGGQDNYTTSYNSQGHDYSTFKKDQGEDDSGSASRGNWWQGGLYY; from the exons ATGGAGGGAGAGAAGCGCACTGCTAGTTCATCAGAAAGATCATCAACTTTTGCTTCGGATCTTTTCGGCACAAAGGACTCTTCATCATCCTCTGCTTCTTCTCCATTTTCTTCAGCTTCTTCTGGGATTTTTGGCTCTATCTTCTCCTCTAATCCCCCTAACTTG ATTGTGGGCAGGGAGGCCTTGCGCAGTCACGCTGTTGAGAAGAAACACGACTCAGCAAACCGTGCCTGGAACTCCAAAATTGGACAATCAG ATTCCATGCATCTGAACAAGCAAGGTGAAAGTCAGGGCACTTGGAAGGATCCTAACAATACATATTACACTGAGCAAAATGTTCAACCATGCCATCTCAGCTCCTCTATATACTACGGCGGTCAAGACAACTATACCACATCTTATAATAGCCAGGGCCATGATTATTCAACT TTTAAGAAAGATCAAGGAGAAGATGACTCTGGAAGTGCTTCACGAGGAAACTGGTGGCAAG GGGGTCTGTACTACTAA
- the LOC135151117 gene encoding L-type lectin-domain containing receptor kinase IV.2-like has protein sequence MLCKLVILLALFRTTFSSAEHEGFTFNGFPYKNLTLEGDAMFTPNGLLQLSGGAKQHSHAIFPDKIFFQKNDTNSSVPSFSSTFVFAIVSEYPKVSSQGMAFFIRPTKHFAPARPEYLGLSDQTNDGNATNHVFAVELDTSQNEKFEDIDTNHVGVDINGLKSKISRSAGYYNSTGEFLNLTLYSRLPMQVWVEYSGFKKQINVTLAPLDKGKPKKPLLSLDYDLDPVVNEEMYVGFSCATGSRLITSHYVLGWSFMVNGMARELDLLKLPKLPRIGPKKKSKFLTVGLPWILVTMVLIITSGMFFYIRRKKKFAEVLEDWELEYGPHRFKYKELYVATNGFKDKDLLGKGGFGKVYRGVLPKSKIEIAVKKVSHDSTQGIREFVAEIATIGRLRHRNIVSLLGYCRRHNELLLVYDYMPHGSLDKAIHDNPKVILNWSQRFHVVKGVAAGLSYLHQEWEQVVIHRDVKASNVLLDNQFNGRLGDFGLARLYDHGTDPQTTHVVGTIGYLAPEHNRTGKATTSTDVYSFGAFLLEVTCGKRPIHVQQGADNLILADWVCSYWNRGDIVAAVDPKLGANYVKEEVELVLKLGLMCCNSEPLARPKMQQVVQYLERNAPLPELSSIVISSVGLAFEPFSSIDMSNNSSSSMEKPCTQPYSLVADSFLSGGR, from the coding sequence ATGTTGTGCAAACTTGTCATACTGTTAGCTCTGTTTAGGACAACATTTTCTTCAGCAGAGCATGAAGGTTTCACCTTCAATGGATTCCCATACAAAAACCTGACTCTTGAAGGCGACGCCATGTTCACACCAAACGGACTATTGCAGCTCAGCGGTGGCGCCAAACAACATTCCCATGCAATTTTTCCAGACAAAATTTTCTTCCAAAAAAATGATACAAATTCTTCCGTTCCCTCGTTTTCGAGTACTTTCGTGTTTGCTATTGTGTCAGAGTACCCGAAAGTGAGTAGTCAGGGAATGGCCTTCTTTATTAGGCCAACTAAACATTTTGCGCCTGCTCGGCCAGAGTATCTTGGTCTTTCTGATCAGACAAATGATGGCAATGCCACTAATCATGTTTTTGCTGTGGAGCTAGATACTTCTCAGAATGAAAAGTTTGAGGATATTGATACAAACCATGTTGGTGTAGATATTAATGGACTAAAGTCTAAGATTTCGCGGTCTGCTGGCTACTATAACAGTACTGGTGAGTTCCTGAATTTGACGCTTTACAGTAGACTTCCAATGCAAGTTTGGGTGGAGTATAGTGGCTTCAAGAAGCAAATTAATGTGACACTAGCTCCCCTGGATAAAGGCAAACCAAAGAAGCCACTCCTGTCTTTAGATTATGATCTTGATCCTGTTGTGAATGAGGAAATGTATGTGGGCTTTTCCTGCGCTACTGGATCAAGGCTTATCACGTCTCATTATGTTCTAGGGTGGAGCTTTATGGTTAATGGCATGGCTAGGGAACTTGATCTGTTAAAACTCCCCAAGCTTCCACGAATCGGGCCCAAgaagaaatcaaaatttttaactgTAGGTTTGCCATGGATTTTGGTGACCATGGTTTTGATAATAACTTCAGGCATGTTCTTTTATATTAGGAGAAAGAAAAAGTTTGCGGAAGTTCTTGAAGATTGGGAGCTTGAATATGGTCCTCACAGGTTTAAGTACAAGGAGTTGTATGTGGCTACTAATGGTTTCAAAGACAAGGATTTACTGGGCAAGGGTGGCTTTGGTAAAGTGTACAGAGGAGTGTTACCTAAATCTAAAATTGAAATTGCGGTGAAGAAGGTCTCCCATGATTCGACGCAAGGAATTAGAGAATTTGTTGCAGAAATCGCTACAATTGGTAGGCTAAGGCATCGAAACATAGTCTCTCTGTTGGGTTACTGTCGGAGACACAATGAATTGCTTCTGGTTTATGATTATATGCCTCATGGAAGTTTGGACAAGGCGATTCATGACAACCCAAAGGTTATACTGAATTGGAGCCAGAGATTTCATGTCGTAAAAGGGGTGGCAGCAGGGCTTAGCTACCTGCATCAAGAATGGGAGCAGGTGGTTATTCATAGGGATGTGAAGGCTAGTAATGTGTTGTTAGATAATCAATTCAACGGAAGATTAGGAGACTTTGGGTTGGCAAGACTATATGATCATGGAACAGATCCTCAGACTACTCATGTCGTGGGAACTATAGGTTACTTGGCCCCGGAACATAATAGAACTGGCAAGGCCACAACCAGTACTGATGTTTACTCTTTCGGGGCATTTTTGCTTGAGGTAACTTGTGGTAAACGCCCAATACACGTTCAACAAGGGGCTGACAATCTGATTTTAGCCGATTGGGTGTGCTCATATTGGAATCGAGGTGACATTGTTGCTGCAGTTGATCCGAAGTTGGGGGCCAATTATGTAAAGGAGGAAGTGGAATTGGTTCTGAAGCTTGGGTTGATGTGCTGTAACTCAGAGCCCTTGGCTAGGCCAAAAATGCAGCAAGTTGTGCAGTACTTGGAACGAAACGCTCCTCTACCCGAATTGTCATCAATTGTCATATCTTCAGTTGGCTTAGCATTTGAACCATTTTCGAGCATTGACATGTCAAATAATTCATCGTCTTCTATGGAAAAGCCTTGCACCCAACCATATTCACTTGTTGCAGACTCTTTTCTCTCCGGTGGTAGATGA